In Actinomadura citrea, a single window of DNA contains:
- a CDS encoding SpoIIE family protein phosphatase, producing MALSDDAGRPEEAGREPRAGVGLFSADGEIGPDLAAVDWAATPLGPPEGWPQSLRTAVDILLSSRFSMWMAWGPELTFFCNAAYRRDTLGRKYPWALGRPAREVWTEIWDDIGPRIDTVLGTGEATWDEALLLFLERSGYPEETYHTFSYSPLRDDTGDVVGMLCVVNEETERVIGERRMTTLRELGSDPSVIRTEEETLAFADRQLDRNRKDLPFTLTYLFEDGGTARLAGATGVSRDHRAARAELAADEPHEIWPAAALARGESVLMQLDDPQFGVLPSGDWTQPAAQALAVPLPRQGRAPYGFLVAALNPYRQLDEAYRGFVELTAGHIAAGIGSARSYQVQRRRAEELAELDRAKTTFFSNISHEFRTPLTLIMGPVQELRARLDDTDEQARRELDVIHRNGLRLGRLVNSLLDFSRIEAGRMQARYEPVDLPEVTAELASVFRSAVDRAGLGFDVECDPLPEPVYVDRDMWEKVVLNLLSNALKFTFDGAIHVRVGVEDGLAQVTVADTGVGVAEDEVPRLFERFHRVENTRARSNEGSGIGLALVKELVGLHGGTITATSNEGEGTRFTIRLPFGADHLPAGAVAPPRSSTAASVTADPYVQEALRWLPAEHPGGGDPNSTDPTPAGPVSAPEVAARVLVADDNADMREYLSRLLRGAGYEVDAVADGRAALEAVRETAVDMVVSDVMMPYVDGLELVAALRGDPRTAALPVLLLSARAGQEASIEGLRAGADDYLLKPFAAAELLARVRASVELARLRGHHARWRTALVDSLQEAFFVCDEDGAVIEFNTAFTDILGYDAAGLPYPPRPPWWPDEKTDLEAHRQVAEDFGGMLGRERGTFDVPVRHRDGHRVWVSVAFNHVHDPETGRRVIVGTFRDITADHYAIQRESALAALSMRLTEAVNLPDTLAGALEELRDLWHAERVLAAVFAGGPPGLTSTEPGLTWQDLPEERRRDLAALREHPTLTPVAEHTAAITLEHPHGNLVLWIDLNERRPFTDQDRLLLSLLAGRLAQGLSRANLIDQQRETALALQRSILGPSELPVGFAVRYEPAARPLEVGGDWYDIFALPDGRIGIIVGDCVGRGLEAATVMGQLRSACRALLLQDAAPARTLTALDRFAAGIPGARCSTVFCGVLDPATGDLTYSSAGHPPAILAGPDGTTRLLEGGRSVPIAVGSPRPRPDAAATVPARGTVLLYTDGLVERRRHSLNEGIERVGHAVQDGGERGVDELATHIMTSLAPPDGYDDDVALMLYRHPAPLDVSFPAESSQLAPLREALRGWLAQCQLPRRTAQGVLVAAGEACANAVEHGRPAAGVHTVRLRAEAFVDQVHLTIADTGRWKPPGGGADLNRGRGTALMRALMSRLTITPGPDGTTVHMHTRIGA from the coding sequence GTGGCGCTTTCGGACGACGCCGGGCGTCCTGAGGAGGCCGGGCGAGAGCCGCGGGCGGGGGTCGGCCTGTTCTCCGCCGACGGCGAGATCGGCCCGGACCTCGCCGCGGTCGACTGGGCGGCGACGCCGCTCGGCCCCCCGGAAGGCTGGCCGCAGAGCCTGCGGACGGCGGTCGACATCCTGCTGTCGTCCAGGTTCTCGATGTGGATGGCCTGGGGGCCGGAGCTGACGTTCTTCTGCAACGCCGCCTACCGCCGCGACACCCTCGGCCGCAAGTACCCGTGGGCGCTGGGCCGACCGGCCCGCGAGGTGTGGACCGAGATCTGGGACGACATCGGGCCGAGGATCGACACGGTGCTCGGGACGGGGGAGGCGACCTGGGACGAGGCGCTGCTGCTGTTCCTCGAACGATCGGGATACCCCGAGGAGACCTACCACACCTTCTCCTACAGCCCGCTGCGCGACGACACCGGCGACGTGGTCGGCATGCTGTGCGTGGTCAACGAGGAGACCGAACGGGTCATCGGCGAGCGGCGGATGACGACACTGCGGGAGCTGGGGTCCGACCCCAGCGTGATCCGGACGGAGGAGGAGACGCTCGCCTTCGCCGACCGGCAGCTCGACCGCAACCGGAAGGACCTCCCCTTCACGCTGACCTACCTGTTCGAGGACGGCGGCACGGCGCGGCTCGCGGGGGCGACGGGCGTCTCCCGCGACCATCGGGCCGCCCGCGCCGAGCTGGCAGCAGACGAACCGCACGAAATCTGGCCCGCGGCGGCGCTCGCGCGGGGAGAATCGGTGCTGATGCAGCTCGATGATCCTCAGTTCGGGGTCCTGCCCTCCGGTGACTGGACCCAGCCGGCCGCCCAGGCGCTGGCGGTGCCGCTGCCGCGGCAGGGCCGCGCGCCGTACGGGTTCCTGGTGGCCGCCCTCAACCCGTACCGCCAGCTGGACGAGGCCTACCGCGGCTTCGTGGAACTGACCGCCGGGCACATCGCGGCGGGGATCGGCAGCGCCCGCAGCTACCAGGTCCAGCGGCGGCGCGCCGAGGAGCTCGCCGAGCTCGACCGCGCCAAGACGACGTTCTTCTCCAACATCAGCCACGAGTTCCGCACCCCGCTCACCCTGATCATGGGTCCGGTGCAGGAGCTGCGCGCCCGCCTGGACGACACCGACGAGCAGGCGCGCCGGGAACTGGACGTCATCCACCGCAACGGGCTGCGCCTCGGCCGTCTCGTCAACTCCCTGCTGGACTTCTCCCGCATCGAGGCCGGCCGGATGCAGGCGCGCTACGAGCCGGTCGACCTGCCCGAGGTCACCGCCGAGCTGGCCAGCGTCTTCCGCTCAGCCGTGGACAGGGCCGGCCTGGGGTTCGACGTCGAGTGCGACCCGCTCCCCGAGCCGGTGTACGTCGACCGCGACATGTGGGAGAAGGTGGTCCTGAACCTGCTCAGCAACGCGCTGAAGTTCACCTTCGACGGGGCGATCCACGTCCGGGTGGGCGTCGAGGACGGGCTGGCGCAGGTGACGGTGGCCGACACCGGGGTCGGGGTCGCCGAGGACGAGGTGCCACGGCTGTTCGAGCGCTTCCACCGGGTCGAGAACACCCGTGCCCGCTCCAACGAGGGCAGCGGCATCGGCCTGGCCCTGGTCAAGGAGCTCGTCGGCCTGCACGGCGGGACCATCACCGCCACCAGCAACGAGGGCGAGGGCACCCGCTTCACCATCCGGCTGCCGTTCGGGGCCGACCACCTGCCCGCCGGCGCCGTCGCTCCGCCGCGCTCCTCCACGGCGGCGTCGGTCACCGCCGACCCCTACGTCCAGGAGGCGCTGCGCTGGCTTCCCGCCGAGCATCCCGGCGGCGGGGACCCGAACTCGACCGACCCGACGCCCGCCGGCCCCGTCTCCGCGCCCGAGGTGGCGGCCCGGGTACTGGTCGCCGACGACAACGCCGACATGCGCGAGTACCTCAGCCGGCTGCTGCGCGGCGCCGGCTACGAGGTCGACGCCGTCGCCGACGGCCGGGCCGCTCTGGAGGCGGTCCGCGAGACCGCCGTCGACATGGTGGTCAGCGACGTGATGATGCCGTACGTCGACGGGCTGGAGCTCGTCGCCGCGCTGCGCGGCGACCCGCGCACCGCCGCCCTGCCGGTGCTGCTCCTGTCGGCCCGCGCGGGGCAGGAGGCCTCGATCGAGGGCCTGCGGGCGGGCGCCGACGACTACCTGCTCAAGCCCTTCGCCGCCGCCGAGCTCCTGGCCCGCGTGCGGGCGAGCGTGGAGCTGGCCCGGCTGCGCGGGCACCACGCCCGGTGGCGCACCGCGCTGGTCGACTCCCTGCAGGAGGCGTTCTTCGTCTGCGACGAGGACGGCGCCGTCATCGAGTTCAACACGGCCTTCACCGACATCCTCGGGTATGACGCCGCCGGGCTCCCCTACCCCCCGCGGCCTCCCTGGTGGCCGGACGAGAAGACCGACCTCGAAGCGCACCGGCAGGTCGCCGAGGACTTCGGCGGCATGCTCGGGCGGGAGCGCGGCACCTTCGACGTCCCCGTCAGACACCGCGACGGCCACCGGGTCTGGGTCAGCGTCGCCTTCAACCACGTCCACGACCCCGAGACCGGGCGGCGGGTCATCGTCGGCACCTTCCGGGACATCACCGCCGACCACTACGCCATCCAGCGCGAGAGCGCCCTCGCGGCCCTCAGCATGCGCCTCACCGAGGCCGTCAACCTGCCCGACACCCTGGCCGGCGCGCTGGAGGAACTGCGGGACCTCTGGCACGCCGAGCGGGTGCTGGCGGCCGTCTTCGCCGGCGGGCCCCCCGGGCTGACCTCGACCGAGCCGGGGCTGACCTGGCAGGACCTGCCCGAGGAGCGCCGCAGGGACCTGGCGGCGCTGCGCGAGCACCCGACCCTCACGCCCGTGGCCGAGCACACCGCCGCGATCACGCTCGAACATCCCCACGGCAACCTCGTCCTCTGGATCGACCTGAACGAGCGGCGCCCCTTCACCGACCAGGACCGGCTGCTGTTGTCCCTGCTCGCCGGGCGTCTCGCCCAGGGGCTGTCCCGCGCCAACCTCATCGACCAGCAGCGCGAGACCGCCCTCGCCCTGCAGCGCTCCATCCTCGGCCCGTCCGAGCTGCCCGTCGGGTTCGCCGTCCGGTACGAGCCCGCGGCGCGGCCGCTGGAGGTCGGCGGCGACTGGTACGACATCTTCGCCCTCCCCGACGGCCGCATCGGCATCATCGTGGGCGACTGCGTCGGCCGCGGGCTGGAGGCGGCCACCGTCATGGGCCAGCTGCGCAGTGCCTGCCGGGCCCTCCTGCTCCAGGACGCCGCCCCCGCGCGGACCCTCACGGCCCTCGACCGCTTCGCCGCCGGCATTCCCGGAGCCCGGTGCTCCACCGTCTTCTGCGGCGTCCTCGACCCGGCGACCGGCGACCTCACCTACTCCAGCGCCGGGCACCCGCCCGCCATCCTCGCCGGGCCCGACGGCACCACCCGGCTGCTCGAAGGCGGCAGGTCCGTCCCGATCGCCGTCGGCTCCCCCCGGCCCCGGCCCGACGCCGCGGCCACCGTCCCCGCCCGGGGCACCGTGCTGCTGTACACCGACGGTCTCGTCGAACGCCGCCGCCACTCCCTGAACGAGGGCATCGAGCGGGTCGGCCACGCCGTGCAGGACGGCGGCGAGCGCGGGGTGGACGAGCTCGCCACCCACATCATGACGAGCCTGGCCCCGCCGGACGGCTACGACGACGACGTCGCGCTGATGCTGTACCGGCACCCCGCGCCGCTGGACGTGAGCTTCCCCGCCGAGTCCTCGCAGCTCGCCCCGCTCCGGGAGGCGCTGCGCGGGTGGCTCGCCCAGTGCCAGCTCCCCCGCCGCACCGCCCAGGGCGTCCTGGTCGCCGCCGGCGAGGCCTGCGCGAACGCCGTCGAGCACGGCCGGCCCGCCGCCGGCGTGCACACCGTCCGGCTGCGTGCCGAGGCCTTCGTCGACCAGGTGCACCTGACCATCGCCGACACCGGCCGCTGGAAGCCTCCCGGAGGCGGCGCCGACCTCAACCGCGGACGCGGCACCGCGCTGATGCGCGCGCTGATGAGCAGGCTCACGATCACGCCCGGACCGGACGGCACCACCGTCCACATGCACACCAGGATTGGCGCATGA
- a CDS encoding PP2C family protein-serine/threonine phosphatase, which produces MTVPARHLEPVSALAAERERLAAVRRYRILDTPPDGTFDTIASLAARSCDAPVATVAIVDSDRIWFKAAHGLHGVSQIDRDPGLCASAIQHDTAYVVTDALTDPRTAANPLVRGEMGVRFYAAAPITTADGHRLGTVNVLDTRPRDASEAQLAILGDLATLVAQELERRLSSICTITAERAMRTRAERLVRTLQRTLLPPALPGVPGLDAAGAYHPVSQDEVGGDFYDLFPLDGGRWAFFLGDVCGKGAEAAALTSLTRYTLRAAAIYEPDPCAALGNLDAVLKGEYQSDPRFCTALFGVLAPEPDGSFAVTLAGGGHPPALVVRADGTVEAVDTPGGQLVGILPEPHFAQTDLRLAPGDALLLYTDGLTEARTPDGAMLGDEGLIAHLTSTPFEGADNLLANVHKLLTELGAGVSDDTALLALSVPRRFEPSGQEPLR; this is translated from the coding sequence GTGACGGTGCCTGCCCGCCACCTCGAACCCGTGTCCGCTCTCGCCGCCGAACGGGAGCGGCTCGCGGCCGTCCGCCGCTACCGGATACTCGACACCCCGCCCGACGGCACGTTCGACACCATCGCCTCCCTGGCCGCTCGCAGCTGCGACGCGCCGGTCGCCACGGTGGCCATCGTGGACAGCGACCGCATCTGGTTCAAGGCCGCCCACGGCCTGCACGGCGTGTCGCAGATCGACCGCGACCCCGGGCTGTGCGCCTCCGCCATCCAGCACGACACCGCCTATGTCGTCACGGACGCGCTCACCGACCCGAGGACGGCCGCCAACCCGCTCGTCCGCGGCGAGATGGGCGTGCGCTTCTACGCGGCCGCCCCCATCACCACCGCGGACGGCCACCGCCTCGGGACCGTCAACGTGCTGGACACCCGTCCCCGTGACGCGTCCGAGGCGCAGCTCGCCATCCTGGGCGACCTGGCGACCCTGGTCGCCCAGGAGCTGGAAAGACGGCTGTCGTCGATCTGCACCATCACGGCCGAGCGGGCCATGCGCACCAGAGCCGAGCGCCTGGTGCGCACCCTGCAGCGCACCCTTCTTCCGCCCGCCCTGCCGGGGGTCCCCGGCCTCGACGCCGCCGGCGCGTACCACCCGGTCTCCCAGGACGAGGTCGGCGGCGACTTCTACGACCTGTTCCCCCTGGACGGCGGCCGCTGGGCGTTCTTCCTCGGTGACGTGTGCGGCAAGGGCGCGGAGGCCGCCGCCCTGACGTCCCTCACCCGCTACACCCTGCGCGCCGCCGCCATCTACGAGCCCGACCCCTGCGCCGCGCTAGGCAACCTCGACGCCGTCCTCAAGGGGGAGTACCAGAGCGACCCCCGCTTCTGCACCGCGCTGTTCGGGGTCCTGGCCCCCGAACCCGACGGTTCCTTCGCCGTCACGCTGGCCGGGGGCGGCCATCCGCCCGCCCTGGTGGTCCGCGCGGACGGCACGGTCGAAGCCGTCGACACACCGGGCGGGCAGCTCGTCGGGATACTGCCCGAACCGCACTTCGCGCAGACCGACCTGCGCCTCGCCCCCGGCGACGCCCTCCTGCTGTACACCGACGGCCTCACCGAGGCCCGCACCCCAGACGGGGCGATGCTGGGCGACGAGGGCCTCATCGCCCATCTGACCAGCACGCCCTTCGAAGGAGCGGATAATCTGCTGGCGAACGTCCATAAACTGCTCACGGAACTGGGCGCGGGAGTCAGCGACGACACGGCACTGCTGGCTCTCTCCGTGCCCCGCCGCTTCGAACCGTCCGGACAGGAGCCTCTTCGGTGA
- a CDS encoding STAS domain-containing protein yields the protein MTDHTFTVNLPSEEAEVPVLRVAGDLDYHTAPRLREALETLPLASGGGAVLDVTELNYCDSTGITVLIAGYRRAQAAQSRIVLAGLNPDLTRVFEITGLDQVFAFHPTADEAVKSLRRE from the coding sequence GTGACCGACCACACCTTCACCGTCAACCTCCCGTCCGAGGAGGCCGAGGTCCCCGTCCTGCGCGTGGCGGGAGACCTCGACTACCACACGGCCCCCCGCCTGCGGGAGGCCCTGGAGACCCTGCCGCTGGCCTCGGGCGGCGGCGCCGTGCTCGACGTGACGGAGCTGAACTACTGCGACTCCACCGGCATCACGGTGCTCATCGCCGGCTACCGCCGGGCGCAGGCGGCCCAGAGCAGGATCGTGCTCGCCGGGCTGAACCCCGACCTCACCCGGGTCTTCGAGATCACCGGGCTCGACCAGGTCTTCGCCTTCCACCCCACCGCCGACGAGGCCGTCAAGTCCCTGCGCCGGGAATGA
- a CDS encoding response regulator, with translation MIRVLLVDDQALIRGGFRALLEIEDDIEVVAEAANGERGVALAAEHRPDVALVDVQMPVMDGIEATRLIAADPRLSGVHVVILTNYGLDEYVFNALRAGACGFMVKDTEPEDLVQGVRVAARGDALLSPAITRRLIGEYVARRPEPAPEGLDMLTKREREVTVLVARGLSNDEIAAHMVISPATAKTHVSRVLAKLHVRDRAQLVVFAYESGLVSPRRG, from the coding sequence GTGATCCGCGTGCTGCTCGTGGACGACCAGGCCCTCATCCGCGGCGGCTTCCGCGCCCTGCTGGAGATCGAGGACGACATCGAGGTGGTGGCCGAGGCCGCGAACGGCGAGCGGGGCGTCGCGCTCGCCGCCGAGCACCGGCCCGACGTCGCCCTCGTCGACGTCCAGATGCCGGTGATGGACGGCATCGAGGCGACCCGGTTGATCGCCGCCGACCCCCGGCTGAGCGGCGTCCACGTCGTGATCCTCACCAACTACGGCCTCGACGAGTACGTCTTCAACGCGCTGCGCGCCGGCGCCTGCGGGTTCATGGTCAAGGACACCGAGCCCGAGGACCTGGTGCAGGGCGTCCGGGTCGCGGCCCGCGGCGACGCGCTGCTGTCTCCCGCGATCACCCGCCGCCTGATCGGGGAGTACGTCGCGCGCCGCCCCGAGCCCGCACCCGAGGGGCTCGACATGCTCACCAAGAGGGAGCGCGAGGTCACCGTGCTGGTGGCGAGGGGCCTGTCGAACGACGAGATCGCCGCCCACATGGTGATCAGCCCGGCCACCGCGAAGACGCACGTCAGCAGGGTGCTGGCCAAACTGCACGTCAGGGACCGCGCCCAGCTCGTCGTGTTCGCCTACGAGTCCGGCCTCGTCAGCCCGCGGCGCGGCTGA
- a CDS encoding sensor histidine kinase, whose amino-acid sequence MSSMNRWRPVAQDGMLAVAMALFLSVVVAITPHAGAFDLAAALAGSLALVAWRRAPLVALVVSAGCMLALAAHVRPGPAAAFPVIVAVFAAFRAGHRLATALVGAAFLGAGLVVRLPSADGSLRDLQSLSLLVGWFVAAGVTATVTRHRQAYLEEAERRAAEAERTREEAALRRAGEERLRIARELHDSLTHSISIIKVQAGVAVHLARRRGEDVPPALLAIQEASGDAMRELRATLEVLRDADQPDGESLASGLDRLDDLVERARSTGLPATVTISGTRRDLPAEVDRAAYRIVQEALTNVARHAGGAAAAVRVDYAGGELVVQVDDDGKADPDAPPVPGTGLLGMRERVAALGGRLRAEPRPEGGFTVRAELPLGDPS is encoded by the coding sequence ATGAGCTCCATGAACCGATGGCGGCCGGTCGCCCAGGACGGCATGCTCGCCGTGGCGATGGCCCTCTTCCTGTCGGTCGTCGTGGCCATCACACCGCACGCGGGCGCGTTCGACCTCGCCGCCGCCCTGGCCGGCTCGCTCGCGCTCGTCGCCTGGCGGCGGGCGCCCCTGGTGGCACTGGTCGTCAGCGCGGGCTGCATGCTCGCGCTCGCCGCGCACGTCCGGCCGGGCCCGGCCGCCGCCTTCCCGGTCATCGTGGCCGTGTTCGCCGCGTTCAGGGCGGGCCACCGGCTCGCCACGGCGCTGGTGGGCGCCGCCTTCCTGGGCGCCGGCCTGGTGGTGCGGCTGCCCAGCGCCGACGGGTCCCTGCGCGATCTCCAGAGCCTCTCGCTGCTGGTCGGATGGTTCGTGGCGGCCGGCGTGACGGCGACGGTGACCCGGCACCGGCAGGCCTACCTCGAAGAGGCCGAGCGGCGGGCCGCCGAGGCCGAGCGCACCCGCGAGGAGGCGGCCCTGCGCCGTGCCGGCGAGGAGCGGCTGCGCATCGCCAGGGAGCTGCACGACTCCCTCACGCACAGCATCTCGATCATCAAGGTCCAGGCGGGGGTGGCCGTCCACCTGGCGCGCCGGCGCGGCGAGGACGTGCCGCCCGCCCTGCTGGCGATCCAGGAGGCCAGCGGCGACGCCATGCGCGAGCTGCGCGCCACGCTGGAGGTGCTTCGCGACGCCGACCAGCCCGACGGCGAGTCCCTCGCCAGCGGCCTCGACCGGCTCGACGACCTGGTGGAGCGGGCCCGCTCGACCGGGCTGCCGGCGACGGTGACGATCTCCGGCACGCGGCGCGACCTGCCCGCCGAAGTGGACCGGGCCGCGTACCGGATCGTCCAGGAGGCGCTCACGAACGTCGCCAGGCACGCGGGCGGCGCGGCAGCGGCGGTGCGCGTCGACTACGCGGGCGGGGAACTGGTCGTGCAGGTCGACGACGACGGCAAGGCCGATCCGGACGCGCCGCCCGTCCCCGGCACGGGCCTGCTCGGCATGCGCGAGCGCGTCGCGGCGCTCGGCGGGCGGCTGCGGGCCGAGCCCCGTCCCGAGGGGGGCTTCACCGTGCGCGCCGAGCTTCCCCTGGGAGATCCCTCGTGA
- a CDS encoding MFS transporter, with translation MHTIEDKGGVRPGVTLAAVAVVQFMVSLDLSVVNVGLPQIAAGLGFSAVGLTWVIHAYALSFGGLLLLGGKAADRYGRKPVLLLGLGLFGLASLAGGLAQEPGHLVAARAAQGVGAAALAPAALALLTATFPSGRERVRAFGIWSATNAAGGALGVVIGGVLTEYAGWRWVMLVNVPMAAGALALAWRGVAAGPPPDRSGRPDVLGAVLATAGMSLLVFGIVRTDRHGWTSPVTLTTLAVAAALLAAFLRLERTTARDPLIRLSLFSNRSVAGANAFNLLVGAAMASSFYFMSLYLQRVLGHGAALTGTMFLPFALGVLAGSVLAVRLGYRLAPRTLLVVGGLLTATGFAWFGMISSDGAFATDVLGPSIVASVGFGLCLAPLVSIATAGVAARETGTASALLNSSRQIGASLGLAALGTAAQHRTGGVPTPRALNDGYALALTIGAVLLTAAALVALTVLRRTAAPSQAEQTEQAEQTDARDLLTVRD, from the coding sequence ATGCACACGATCGAAGACAAGGGCGGAGTCCGCCCCGGGGTCACGCTCGCCGCGGTGGCCGTCGTGCAGTTCATGGTGTCGCTGGACCTGTCGGTGGTGAACGTCGGGCTCCCGCAGATCGCGGCCGGCCTCGGGTTCAGCGCGGTCGGCCTGACCTGGGTGATCCACGCGTACGCCCTCTCCTTCGGCGGGCTGCTCCTGCTGGGCGGCAAGGCCGCCGACCGGTACGGCCGCAAACCCGTCCTCCTGCTCGGGCTCGGCCTGTTCGGCCTGGCGTCCCTCGCCGGTGGGCTGGCCCAGGAACCCGGCCATCTCGTCGCCGCCCGCGCCGCCCAGGGCGTCGGCGCCGCGGCGCTGGCGCCGGCCGCGCTCGCGCTGCTGACCGCGACGTTCCCCTCGGGTCGGGAGCGGGTCCGGGCCTTCGGGATCTGGAGCGCGACGAACGCCGCCGGAGGCGCGCTCGGCGTCGTGATCGGCGGCGTGCTCACCGAGTACGCGGGCTGGCGCTGGGTGATGCTGGTGAACGTGCCGATGGCCGCCGGCGCGCTGGCGCTGGCCTGGCGCGGGGTCGCGGCCGGCCCGCCCCCGGACCGCAGCGGCCGTCCGGACGTCCTCGGCGCCGTCCTGGCCACCGCGGGCATGAGCCTGCTGGTGTTCGGGATCGTGCGCACGGACCGGCACGGGTGGACCTCGCCCGTCACGCTGACGACCCTGGCCGTCGCCGCCGCGCTGCTGGCCGCGTTCCTCCGACTGGAGCGGACCACCGCCCGCGACCCGCTGATCAGGCTGAGCCTGTTCTCCAACCGCTCGGTGGCCGGCGCCAACGCCTTCAACCTCCTGGTCGGAGCCGCGATGGCCTCGTCCTTCTACTTCATGTCCCTCTACCTGCAACGCGTCCTCGGGCACGGAGCCGCGCTGACCGGGACCATGTTCCTGCCGTTCGCGCTGGGAGTGCTCGCCGGCTCGGTCCTGGCCGTCAGACTCGGCTATCGGCTGGCCCCCAGGACCCTGCTGGTCGTCGGCGGGCTGCTCACGGCGACGGGGTTCGCCTGGTTCGGCATGATCAGCTCCGACGGCGCCTTCGCCACCGACGTGCTGGGGCCCTCGATCGTCGCCAGCGTGGGCTTCGGGCTCTGCCTGGCGCCCCTCGTGTCCATCGCCACCGCCGGCGTCGCGGCGCGCGAGACCGGCACCGCCTCGGCGCTGCTCAACAGCTCGCGCCAGATCGGCGCCTCCCTCGGCCTGGCCGCCCTCGGCACCGCCGCGCAGCACCGCACCGGCGGCGTCCCGACGCCCCGGGCCCTCAACGACGGTTACGCGCTCGCCCTCACCATCGGCGCCGTGCTCCTGACCGCCGCCGCTCTCGTCGCCCTCACCGTGCTGCGCCGGACCGCGGCGCCGTCGCAGGCGGAGCAGACCGAGCAGGCCGAGCAGACCGACGCCCGCGACCTGTTGACCGTCCGGGACTGA
- a CDS encoding cupin domain-containing protein, protein MTVTPIDLFSCFLHLHPGGEIQAEPRAFDPERGGWRLTAFHAKTDADVHADHWEVHPEAEEVVSCLIGKIRLYLRPDEPGQREEEIRLTAGTAAIVPRGRWHRMELDTPSNILAVTLPHGSRLEKRPVNRPRGPVPGRAGPGR, encoded by the coding sequence ATGACCGTCACTCCCATCGATCTGTTCTCCTGCTTTCTCCACCTCCACCCCGGCGGGGAGATCCAGGCCGAGCCGCGCGCGTTCGATCCCGAACGGGGCGGATGGCGGCTGACGGCCTTCCACGCGAAGACCGACGCCGACGTCCACGCCGACCACTGGGAGGTCCATCCCGAGGCCGAGGAGGTCGTGTCCTGCCTCATCGGGAAGATCCGCCTCTATCTCCGTCCGGACGAACCGGGGCAGCGGGAGGAAGAGATCAGGCTGACGGCCGGGACCGCCGCCATCGTCCCGCGCGGACGCTGGCACCGCATGGAGCTGGACACGCCGAGCAACATCCTGGCCGTCACCCTGCCCCATGGCAGCCGCCTGGAGAAGCGACCCGTCAACCGGCCTCGTGGCCCGGTTCCAGGTCGGGCAGGCCCTGGAAGGTGA
- a CDS encoding flavin reductase family protein, with protein sequence MDSDRFVAGFDYPMFVVTTVDPGTGTRAGCLVGFTTQTSIDPFRFLVCLSRRNRTYRTAKAATVLAVHVLGRGEEQQKLAALFGEGTGDEIDKFARCSWRPGPEGVPLLTGADRRLVGRIVERADLGDHVGFLLAPIDVTIGAEAPPLTFQGLPDLEPGHEAG encoded by the coding sequence GTGGACAGCGATAGGTTCGTCGCCGGATTCGACTACCCGATGTTCGTCGTGACCACCGTCGATCCCGGCACCGGGACGCGGGCGGGCTGCCTGGTCGGATTCACCACGCAGACCAGCATCGACCCGTTCAGGTTCCTGGTGTGCCTGTCCCGGCGCAACCGGACCTACCGCACGGCGAAGGCGGCGACGGTCCTCGCCGTGCACGTCCTCGGACGCGGTGAGGAGCAGCAGAAGCTGGCGGCCCTCTTCGGAGAAGGGACCGGTGACGAGATCGACAAGTTCGCCCGCTGCTCCTGGCGGCCGGGCCCCGAGGGCGTGCCCCTGCTCACCGGCGCCGACCGCCGCCTGGTCGGCCGCATCGTGGAGCGCGCCGACCTCGGCGACCATGTCGGGTTCCTCCTGGCCCCGATCGACGTGACGATCGGAGCCGAGGCGCCCCCGCTCACCTTCCAGGGCCTGCCCGACCTGGAACCGGGCCACGAGGCCGGTTGA